TAGTGCCCTGGCTCTTATGCATATGCAGCTCCCCAAAGTCAAAGACCTTTGCATTTCCCTCCAGCAGAATCAGAAAGTCTGGTAAATGGGAACCACACCCCACAGCCTGCAACACGGGGACCCTCGGCCTGTGCCAGCCACAGTTCCCTGGTAAGCTCTATTGAGAAGGACCTGCAAGAGATCATGGACTCACTGGTGCTAGAGGAGCCTGGAGCTGCTGGCAAGAAGCCTGCCACAACCTCTCCACTGTCGCCGATGGCTAATGGTGGGCGCTACCTGCTGTCTCCCCCAACCAGCCCTGGTGCCATGTCTGTGGGCTCCAGCTATGAGAACACCTCTCCAGCCTTCTCTCCACTCTCTTCACCAGCCAGCAGTGGAAGCTGTGCCAGTCACTCACCCAGTGGGCAAGAGCCAGGACCTTCTGTGCCCCCGCTGGTACCTGCCCGTTCCTCCAGCTACCATCTGGCCCTGCAGCCCCCACAGTCCCGCCCAAGTGGTGCTCGCTCTGAGAGTCCTCGGCTGAGCAGGAAAGGGGGCCATGAGAGGcctcccagccctggcctccGGGGTCTGCTAACAGACAGCCCTGCAGCTACTGTGTTGGCGGAGGCCCGGAGAGCCACTGAGAGCCCCCGGCTGGGTGGGCAGCTGCCTGTGGTGGCCATCAGCCTGAGTGAATACCCAGCTTCTGGTGCTCTCAGTCAACCCACCAGCATTCCTGGCAGCCCTAAGTTCCAGCCTCCAGTCCCTGCTCCCCGAAACAAGATTGGCACACTCCAGGACCGCCCTCCCAGCCCTTTCCGTGAGCCTCCAGGCAGTGAGCGGGTGCTAACAACTAGCCCCTCACGCCAACTAGTGGGCCGAACATTTTCAGATGGGTTAGCCACCCGTACCCTGCAGCCTCCTGAGAGTCCCCGCCTGGGCCGGCGGGGCCTGGACAGTATGCGAGAACTACCCCCCTTAAGTCCATCTCTGTCCCGGCGAGCCCTCTCCCCACTGCCCACCCGGACCACCCCAGATCCCAAGCTAAGCAGGGAAGTGGCAGAGAGTCCTCGGCCCCGGCGCTGGGCAGCCCATGGGGCTTCACCAGAGGACTTCTCCCTGACGCTGGGGGCACGGGGCCGTAGGACACGGAGCCCCTCACCCACACTGGGTGAGTCTCTGGCACCCCGCAAGGGCAGCTTCAGTGGCAGGCTGAGCCCAGCCTACAGTCTGGGCTCTCTTACTGGGGCTTCACCCTGCCAAAGTCCCTGTGTCCAGAGGAAGCTCTCCAGCGGGGACTTGCGGGTGCCTGTCACAAGGGAGCGGAAAAATAGCATCACAGAGATCAGTGACAATGAGGACGACCTCCTGGAGTACCACCGGCGACAGCGCCAAGAGCGGCTCCGGGAGCAGGAGATGGAGAGGCTGGTGAGCAGGTGCCAGGGAGGCTTGCCACTGTCCATGGCAGAGTCTCTGCCAGGGCTTGAGCAGACCAGCTGGCAGAGCGGGAGGGGCCCTCAAACAGGGCTTGGGCTTCTCAAGGTACCCCACCTCCAGAATACACTTTAGTGATCAATATCTTATGGTTCTGGTGCCCTGAAGAAGAAATTCTTTTGAAATCTCTAAGGCTTTGTTTTAAATTCGtgctaattttgcatttattcaacatagcatttgttttaatgtataaattaaattTCACATTGTTTACTCAAGCACAGTGAAGCTCTAGGAAAACATCCCACAGGTATGGTAAGACCTTGAACCTCCCAGTTTGAGAAGCAGGTTGAAGTAGGTTGAGTaggctgaagctcagagaggggaatggctttgtccaaggtcacacagcaagttctGGGAGAGCTGGAATTGGAACCCAAGTCTCCTGactctaagacttttttttagaaaagtacCTTGTCCTTTTTTGCTTCTCTTTGGCATCTACAAGTGGGTGGGAGCTGCTCACCCTGGCCCAGGCAGTATCATCTAGGAGTGTGGGTGGCAGGGAAGAAGGACAGAGCAGGATAGGCAACCCTGGCCTGACCGTTAGCCAGCCTCTGTAattgtgactgtgtgtgtccgtgtgcatGCGTGTGGGTGTGTGCAGGGGCCGGGTGTGGCTCTAGGCAGCTGTCCTGGAGATGGCATCTGAGCTGGGTCAGGGCCCGGATTCCCCAGATAACTCAGGGAGCTTAAGGGGCTCTGGCTGGTGTGTACACAGTCGAGCCCATGTACAGAAGAATGGATTCTGCCCTCTGTCCTTGCAAGCAGAACAGGGTTCTTTGGGAGGTGAGCAGGAACCCTGGGACTGGTTTGAGGAGGAGAATCAGAACTGATGAGAACCAGAACTGAAGCATCTGGAGATGCTTTTGGAAGAGGTTGGGACAGTTTTGGATGAGGGTATAggattgtgtgtttgtgttggaTAGGGGTGAGATGAGGCAGATTCCGTCTTTTCCTTTGctgcatcttctctttttttttttttttttttgaggcggagtctcgctctgtcacccaggctggagtgcagtggccagatctcagctcactgcaagctctgcctccctggtttacgccattctcctgcctcagcctcccgagtagctgggactacaggcgcccgccaccacgcctggctagtctttttgtattttttttagtagagacggggtttcaccgtgttagccaggatggtctcaatctcctgacctcgtgatccgcccgtctcggcctcccaaagtgctgggattacaggcttgagccaccgtgcctggcctgctgcATCTTCTCTTCACTGTTTTTGCATTGGTCTAGATGGGAATGCATGGCCATTCTAAGCTGGGGTCTCATCCTGGAGAGGGGGCAGTAAGCCTGGCACAGGCAGAGTGGCAGGCACAGCCTCCCCCAACTCCTCCATCAGTCTCCCCACCCCTATTCCCACACATAAGCACACATCTTACCACTAGTCCTGACCTGCCTCACCTGCCACTTTAAGTCTTGGAGGCTGCCcgccctgcccctcccacctcaACCAGGCTGCTTATCTGGGTCCTGGGGCAGGGGCGGAGGCActggcccagcctcccaggtGCCGAGGCTctgttcctgttttttttttttttgccatggaaCTGGGCAAGCAACAGGAGGCAAGCTGGGTAAGTGTATGAGAATGCCTCTCCAGCCTTCTCTCCACTTCCTGTGGTTTGGGTTCATGGCCAAACTGTAAGTGGTGAGAGACACTTGAGGAGGTCTAGGGACCCTGGAGAGCCATGGGAGCCTCACAAGCCAGGCTTCAGGCCTATAGATAGGCCTGCAGGAGAAGGCAACAAAGACCAGGAATGCGATTGTATCATCCCTCCTTTACTTCCTAGGCCCCTGAGAGGTGACTGTATCTGGGTGGGTGTGTATGTGGAGAGGGGTGGATGAAGTGGTAGGGCCATGGGAGTACTCACTCATGGGCCTGGGCATTCAAGGACTGGTAGCAGCCCATCCTGCTGATAAACAGCCAAGGGCTGCCTGAAGGTAACTTGGAGCTGAGGTGGGGACAGAAGGCCGTGTCCTTGGTTTACCTCTtctccatgtgtgtctgtgtttgggtGTCTGGTCCCTGTGGGCTTGTGGGTCTGTTTTCCAGCCCTGTCTGTCTGCATACGTGCCCACCTGTCTGTATGCTAGACTGTGTTTATCTGTGAGTGTGCATCAGTGTGCATTTGTGCATGTCAGGGCTGGTGTCTTTGTACCTGCTTATTAATGCAAGTCCAGGGCACATATTGTGTCCTTGTGTGCCTGTGCATCAATGCTGGTGTGTCAGTGTGTGTCCTTGTGTCTGTAGTTCTGTGTGTACCTGCATTAGGACGAGCACCCGAGTTTATCTGTGTCTCATTGTGGTCTGTAGTCTACTTAACAGTATGTTTCCGTATGTGTTTGGTATGTTCCTTTGTGTCCATGAGGAAGCCCTGTCCTGGGGTagattgaaaaaagaaaggaacaggaagatggaaggggctgccccagaagtgggcaggaagaaccAGGCTGTTGTGCCATGTGGACAGGTGGCACAACAGCCTggttcttcctgcccacttcTGGGGCACCCTAtttccctctgcctcccccaggTCTTGGAGTCAGGCATCTCCTGACTTGACACTGATGACCTAGCCACCAGTAACCTTGCTCTCCCTCCTGACAGGATACTGAACCTGGCACTATCCCCACCAGGGCTCAGCTTCCTCCCCTTCATGTCCTGCTCTGTCCATCCTTCCCAGGAACGCCAGCGCCTGGAGACCATCCTGAACCTATGTGCCGAATACAGCCGGGCTGATGGGGGATCTGAGGCCGGGGAGCTCCCCAGCATTGGGGAGGCCACCATAGCATTGGCACTGGCAGGCCGGAGGCCCTCACGAGGCCTTGTAGGGGCCTCTGGGCGGAGCAGCGAGGAGCCTGGAGTTGCCACCCAACGCCTGTGGGAGAGTATGGAGCGCTCAGATGAGGAAAATCTCAAGGAGGAGTGCAGCAGCACTGAGAGCACCCAGCAGGAGGTGAGATGGAGGGGTAGGCAAGAcaaagaggctgaggttggaccTGCTGGGGGCAGAGGAGGCTAGTGTATTGAATGCCAAGGTCCATTGAGGAGAAGGATCAAGTTTGGGAAGAGATTCGAGAGCAGAGGTGCAGAAATGAGacaaggaaaagaagggaggTGTTGATGAGCTTCCCAAGCTATAAATATGCTTTATGACCTGCCTTTCCATGGGGCTCCACCCAGGCCTGGCACTCAGTGGTAAATCTTTATTATCTTCAGCAGAGCCCTTATTGCTCCCCtcaaaggtgggggtggggggaggcaggGAATTAGCCTCCTGTCTCAGTCCAGCTATTCCTCAGCAAGTGCGTGGAGGAACAGGTGATCCATTTTCTTGGTCTGACTCCAAAAGGCTCTAGGCTTCCTCAGTTGATAGTTTCCCTCCCCTCCAGCATGAAGACACACCTAGCACCAAGCTCCAGGGAGAGGTGCTAGCCCTGGAAGAGGAGCGGGCTCAGGTGCTGGGGCGCGTGGAGCAGCTCAAGGTCCGTGTGAAGGAGCTAGAGCAGCAGCTGCAGGAGTCAGCCCGAGAGGTGAGCCATGAAGGCCCTAGCTAGACTCTTCCCTAGGCCAACTGAAGGCCCCAGAGTGGGGCCACAGTCATCTGCTTTGATGGGGACCCTGGTGTCTGCCCCCAGGCCGAAATGGAGCGAGCACTgctgcagggagagagggaggcagagcgGGCACTGCTGCAGAAGGAGCAGAAGGCAGTGGATCAACTGCAGGAGAAGCTGGTGGCCTTGGAGACAGGCATCCAGAAGGAGAGGGACAAGGTAACCCACACCTGGCCCGGCTTAGTGCTGGGTACCAGTGGcctgggagagaaggagaaacgTCTTCTCTTGGGCCCTGCACCCCTCACCTCATCATCCATTCTGCAGTACAAGTGGTCTCTGTGGCCTTCCAGGGACAGGGTGACTTGTCCTCCTCTGTGGAAGGTACCAGCTTGGAGGGCACTGCCAAGGGCTGGGCTGGTGTCTGGGGTCTCCTCTGTTTGGGTCTGTGTGCTACCTCTGGGTGCCTGCCATCCTAGGCCCTTTATGGCCCTTCTAGGAAGTGCGAAAGCCCCTTCTTGGGCAGTGAGCACAGCCCGAGGGACTGACACTGGGGAGTGATTCAAGTTTGGGTCCCACCATCTGGAGAACATCTCCCTCCAAGCATGCCACAAGTGCTTACATTGTGATCTTTGGGAGATGACCCTCGGGCCTCTGCTTCCCTTGAGCCTTCAGGATCTGCAGCCTCCTGTCCCAGGTGACCCtagctcctgcccctgcccctttcAGATTTCGTGCCAGCCTGCAGGGGCCACTCCCAGATGCCCAACACCGTGCCAAAAGCTCTGAAGTGGAGAGGGGTCATCTATTTCTGGATCTGACAGTATTTTTCcaataatttaattttccttctggATTTTTTGAGTTTCTTCCTCCTGCCCTCAACTTTGAGGATCTTAAAaattctttgacccattggttttttttgtttgttttttttggagctTTTGCTCTGGCCCCCAAAACCACACTCCCAAATTCTGTGCCAAATTAACTTCATGCTTGCCAACTAGGCCTACACTAACGCCCCTTCTAATCACTGACCTGGGCTTTCCGCATGCCCCTAACTTGCAGTGCCACCCAGGTAGGGCTGAGCCATGCCCGCTTTTGCACTAACTCAATGGGTGCCTCCGTGCCCCTGGCCTCTCCCCTCTAATGCTGCCTCCTTCTTTTCTTGGTGTGGGACCCCAGAGTTTTGATATGAAAGGAATTGGCAGGAGGACTGGTAGCTCAACTTTACTCAAGGGGGCATTGGCAGGAGGGGTATAAGGGTGGGGGAAATGCTTGGCTGTGGAGCTGCTCAGACTGAAGTTCTCCCATTGGAAATGCCTAGGCTGCTGTCTTAGGCTACTGTCTGAGGACAGCATGAGATAACTCAAGGAAGCTTCCTGGCAGCTTCCTATACGCAGACCAGGCTGTCTTCCACCTATTCCCTTGCCTGCCTTCTGGAGCCCAGGAGCAAGGAGGCCCAGTTGTGGGCATGGTCTTGGAGGGCTTGAACAGGACCTCTCTGCCAACACAGTGGCTACCCTTCCTAGCTTTCCCCTGGGGCTTCCTAAATTCAGATACCCATCAGAGGTTGGTAATGGGTAGCCCCTACTCTTCCCCTCACCCCTGAGCCACCTATAACACAGGGTATTTTAAAGCCTGAGTCCAAGGCTGAGGAAGCACCTAAACCTCAGCAACTGGCCTGATCAGGTCCTCCTCTCTGGGGATGGGTAGATGAGTTGGGTAGAGGGGTGGGAGTGACTGGGTTCAGCACAGGGCCTCACTCCTAGGGATAAAGCTCAGCATTTCAGAAGGAACCTGCCTAATCTCGTTTCCCACTGACCTGGAGTTTTTTGGAGGCCTGGATTTCACTTTCTCTGTGGGGAAGAAAGAAGTTATTTAAGGCTGTGGTAGtgacggtggtggtggtgatggtggtagtgatggcaGTGGTGTGGAGGGTTCACTCggcttccctcccctgcccccagcccatgGCTCCACTCCGACTTTGGAATCAGTAATCACAGTTTCTCCTCTGCCTGTCCTTTGAGGGGTGACTCACCAAACCCTCCCCTCATCCCCCTTCCCGCCCTCAGAGGTGTCATCTCACCCCAGACAGAACAGTCCACCCCCTCTGTACCCACTCCTGGGACTCTTATTACCATGACAACGGCCCGAACTAATTGCAACCCTTATCCCTGAAGTTCAGCCTGCAGGGCCAACACCCCACCCCGACCCtgggcaggaggggagggaggccaAGGGTGTTGGGCTGGGGTCCCCTCTGCCACACTGCTTTAACATCCTCAGCTCCTGGTTCACGCCCAACCCTGGATTTAACCTTCACCATCACTTTTTACCCTGGGTTAAATTTTGGTCTCTGGGCTGTGGTAGAAGGGGAGGGATGAGAACTGGAGGCTCCGATTCTGTGATGCGGAACCAGCCTTGACTGGTTTGGAGAGAAAACAGAGGGCCTTTTCTCAGGACCTACCCAACAATTTCAGTTTAAGGGACCCCAGGAGACCAAAATCTGTGCCCTGCCCCCACACCTCTGCCTGTGTTACCCCACCCCCTGCACCTCTGACTGCTGTGTTACCCTTCAGCTCCTGGTCTCGGGCCCTCTGCCTCTTCACCTCTTTCCTTCCTCACTTTCCCTTTCTACTCTTTTCTTCTCCTCACCTGGTTATTCTCCTCTTCTATTCcagccttttttcttctctcaaccCCCACTGCCGACCCCCATTCTgtcccgccctggcctccctccCGCGCTCCCCTCCCGCCGCTGCCGGGCCGGAGTTGAGGAGTGTGTGTTCTGTTTCTCCCCTGTGCCCCGCCCTCTCCCTCGCCCTCCCGCCGACCAGGAGAGGGCGGAGCTGGCCGCGGGACGGAGGCACCTGGAGGCCCGCCAGGCGCTCTACGCCGAGCTCCAGACGCAGCTCGATAACTGCCCCGAGTCAGTGCGGGAACAGTTACAGGAGCAGCTGAGAAGGGTCAGTTCCACCGCCCCCCCTCCCCCGGCCCCCGCGGGCCACGccccagaaggaagagaggagagcgGTGGGACGGGACCACCTGGCCCCTGCAGTACCTGCCGGACACCAGGGTCGGTGCTGTGGCTTGGAGGGAACCGGGAAGGTTGGGGGGTCAGCGCTCCAGGCCATGATGCCCGCGAAAGGGCAAGGCCAAGTACAGCGGGAGCTGGGTAAAGGCAGGTTTCCTACCCAATTTCCCCGGGTCCAGCCCCATACAACGCATGCCTCTGTGGCCTGGCCTTCCAGGTGCAGAGTGGCATTGCAAGCACCACCCAACCCCCTTTGTCACTGTCGTTGAAGGAGGCAGAGGCCCTGGAGACTGAGACAAAGCTCTTTGAGGACTTGGAGTTCCAGCAGTTGGAGCGGGAGAGCCGCGTGGAGGAGGAGCGTGAGCTGGCCGGTCAGGGGCTGCTCCGGAGCAAGGCTGAGCTGCTCCGCAGCATCGCCAAGAGGAAGGTGTGCCCCACCCCGTTCCCTGCTGCGTGCTGTTGGAGGCCTgtgacctgggtttgaatcccgaTGACTTCACAAAAGTTAACTTCGCCTGTTGTGCCtgggtttccttgtctgtaaaatgagaattataacaggttgttatgagaattaaacaagATGTAAAGACAGAATAAGATGTGATTGTAGTAAGCACTCGGTgaagaatagctattattattaagcTCTGACTCCCCTCGGTCTTCCAGTGGAAAGTGGATTCTGCTCCCATTCAGAGCCTGGCACTGGCCTGTCAGGAAGGTgaaagatggaggaggaggaggtttgCCCCGTGCGTGCAGAGCTCTTGTCTGGTGGAAGTGCTGGGACACACAGAAAGATTTGAGATCTGGATATTAGAGCCAGCTAGGGGCCCTAGAAAGGGCATTCATTTGGGTTCCAGCCATGGCTCCGTCCTGCCTTGGCCGAGCTGTAAAACAAGGGTTATTGCATATTGTGGCCTGGTTGGCTCTGACACGCTAGCTAGATACTGTGATTGTCTGCTCCTGATCTCAGCCAGACCACAGGATGGTGGCGCAGGTGCCTGTGTGTGAGCGTAGGGAGTAAAGCTGGGAGGAGGTATGTGTTAGTAAGGGTTGGGAAGAGGTGAGAGAGGGACTGGAGAGGATGGCTCAAGCAGCTTCCACCCTTATGGCTGAAGCTTGTGgccaggcacatgcacacatgcatgtacattATGCCTGACTGGAGTTAGTGTGGAGGAAGTGAGCATGGTGAGATTGGGGAGGGGTGTCTAAAATTGGCGACTTAGAAGATTCGCTGGCTAGCCTGGGGTTGGTGGTAAGTGGGGAGCTGCTGGACTTTCCTTGAGTCCAGATCCCATGCTTCTCTCCCTGAGCTGCTGTCTTACAAATGCACTGACTGatgaatggaaggaagaaaattgACACACCTAAGCACATGAGTGTGTGTCAGGCACCTTGCTGGGAGTCTTCCTTGGATTACCTCATGCTGTCCTTAGGATGGTATCATAAGACAAgtgctattatccccattttatagacaaggaaactagGAGTAGGAGAAGCTACACATTTTGCCCAAAGCCTCCCATAATAtaagctttggagtcagaattGGAACCCAGGCCTGTTGGCCCAAATCCCATGTTCCTTCTACTGTACTGCACTGAGGCTAGGGGTGGGCACTTCTCtagcctcttcctccttcttcctggaGGGAATGAGGTAGGGAGCTGTAGATCAGCTAATCTCATCCCTTTGGGATTCTGGTGAGTATAAGCTCCGGGGAGTTTGGGAGGGCTTGGCGGTAGTGGATTCCTCTTCCCACACCCACTCTGGCTCCTGGGAAACCGGAGCTCAACCCCTGGGACCTGGGGTATCACATTCTTCCCCATGCTCCTCCTTAGGAACCTTATCCAGCTTTCATTCTCAGACCCTAGTGTCCCACCCTAAGCTCTGTCTACCCTGGTGCCCTGTGCTCTCCTGCCCTTTCCACTCTGATTCAGAGTGGCTCAGAGTACTGGCCTGGGAGTTCAATAGATGATTCTAGTCCTTGCTCTACCACTTAGCTGGCTAAGAGATCTTAGCTTCTAAATATGTTGgtgttctcacctataaaatggatataaatGCAGCTGCCTCATAAGGGAGCTTATTAAATGACATAACAAATGCAAAACATTTAGCAGAGTTCCTGGCTCCTAATGGGTTCTTAGTAGATGGTGGCTCTTGCAGTGAGGATTACTGCCCAAcctactttgttgttgttgttgattttgagacagagtctcgctgttgtcacccaggccagagtgcaatggtatgatctcagcttaccgcaaccttcacctcccgggttcaagcgattctcctgcctcagcgtctcaagtagccaggattacaggtgccccccaccacacctggctaatttttgtatttttggtagagatgggatttcaccatgttggccaggctggtctcaaactcctaacctcaggtgatccagcctcctcagcctcccaaagtgctaagattataggcgtgagccaccacacccggccagcctACTTTGGTCTTCTTTTGGACTGACCCCAGATTTAGGACATCATCCTTCTTTAACTCTTCCTTTCCCATGATTTGCTCCTAAGGGTGGTGGTTTAAGGCTGCCTTCTTCAGGAAGCTCTCCTGGGATTAACCCAGCCCATTTTTCCTATCCCTCATCCTTCCCCCttattatcttttcatttccttttagcaCATGATTGTtgagccaggtactgttctaaaaGCCCTATTGAGGGtataaagacagaaaagacaATGTGGATCTTATGTTTGGGGCAGGGTAGTGGTAGTGGTAACAGATATattcacaaataacaataatagagGCAGACGGTGATACAGAAGAATGTGAGCACAGAGGAAGGAGCAAAGAAATTGAGTGGCAATCAAGGGAGGCTTTGGAGAGGAGGTAGCATTTGGTCTAATCTTAGATGATAAGTAAGCTCTTGATAGGTAGAGAAGATTGGGACAGCTCTTCTGGCCTAAGGAAGTGACATAAGAAAGGCCCGAGAGTTTACAGCTACACAGCTGAGTGTACAGTGTGGCTGAGCTGAGAGGACATGGAGGCAGTAGGAGGGAGGGGAGCTGCAAAGGGTTTGGGAGCCCCGAATGCCTGGTAAGGAGTCTGTGCTTTATCCTGTGTGTAATGAGGAGCCACTGAAAGATTTTGAGGAGAGGCATGATCTGACCTTAtttgtggattttaaaaaaattattcaagtaaTATTCCTTTTtagaaagtaatttttctttttagaaagatTAGAAAATTCAGATAAGCAAACAAACCTCAAAGTCATCTTAGGAAGACATCTGTGACAGTGTGGAGTGAATCAGGAAGTTGAGAGAGTGGAAGCAGAGGCTGGTGAGAAGGTCCAGaccagggaagcagagggccTGGATTTGAGTGGTGGCAAGTGGGGTTGGGACAGGGAGAATGAGGCAGATGGAGTGTCTCTAGGCTTTGGGACCCATTGGTTGTGGGGTAAGGGAAGGGAGGTTAGAGGATCTGAGTGGTGTGCCTAATGGCACAGGGGTCGTTGGtctagggagggaggaaggcctgAGGGAAGGAGCCCACATGGCAGCCTGTGTTTTCTTAGGGTGAGTTGAGGC
Above is a genomic segment from Chlorocebus sabaeus isolate Y175 chromosome 1, mChlSab1.0.hap1, whole genome shotgun sequence containing:
- the PHLDB1 gene encoding pleckstrin homology-like domain family B member 1 isoform X6 encodes the protein MCAWRAKAAAERTPARPGGSLATAMHRSGRGRGRGRPPGTQELWSLRTMDTLNRNQIGPGCKTQTMVQKGPLDLIETGKGLKVQTDKPHLVSLGSGRLSTAITLLPLEEGRTVIGSAARDISLQGPGLAPEHCYIENLRGTLTLYPCGNACTIDGLPVRQPTRLTQGCMLCLGQSTFLRFNHPAEAKWMKSMIPAGGRAPGPPYSPVPAESESLVNGNHTPQPATRGPSACASHSSLVSSIEKDLQEIMDSLVLEEPGAAGKKPATTSPLSPMANGGRYLLSPPTSPGAMSVGSSYENTSPAFSPLSSPASSGSCASHSPSGQEPGPSVPPLVPARSSSYHLALQPPQSRPSGARSESPRLSRKGGHERPPSPGLRGLLTDSPAATVLAEARRATESPRLGGQLPVVAISLSEYPASGALSQPTSIPGSPKFQPPVPAPRNKIGTLQDRPPSPFREPPGSERVLTTSPSRQLVGRTFSDGLATRTLQPPESPRLGRRGLDSMRELPPLSPSLSRRALSPLPTRTTPDPKLSREVAESPRPRRWAAHGASPEDFSLTLGARGRRTRSPSPTLGESLAPRKGSFSGRLSPAYSLGSLTGASPCQSPCVQRKLSSGDLRVPVTRERKNSITEISDNEDDLLEYHRRQRQERLREQEMERLERQRLETILNLCAEYSRADGGSEAGELPSIGEATIALALAGRRPSRGLVGASGRSSEEPGVATQRLWESMERSDEENLKEECSSTESTQQEHEDTPSTKLQGEVLALEEERAQVLGRVEQLKVRVKELEQQLQESAREAEMERALLQGEREAERALLQKEQKAVDQLQEKLVALETGIQKERDKERAELAAGRRHLEARQALYAELQTQLDNCPESVREQLQEQLRREAEALETETKLFEDLEFQQLERESRVEEERELAGQGLLRSKAELLRSIAKRKERLAVLDSQAGQIRAQAVQESERLARDKNASLQLLQKEKEKLTVLERRYHSLTGGRPFPKTTSTLKEVYRSKMDGEATSPLPRTRSGPLPSSSGSSSSSSQLSVATLGRSPSPKSALLTQNGTGSLPRNLAATLQDIETKRQLALQQKVESLPAEPLPTDDPAGQQVIEEQRRRLAELKQKAAAEAQCQWDALHGAAPFPAGPSGFPTLMHHSILHHLPAGRERGEEGEHAYDTLSLESSDSMETSISTGGNSACSPDNMSSASGLDMGKIEEMEKMLKEAHAEKNRLMESREREMELRRQALEEERRRREQVERRLQSESARRQQLVEKEVKMREKQFSQARPLTRYLPIRKEDFDLKTHIESSGHGVDTCLHVVLSSKVCRGYLVKMGGKIKSWKKRWFVFDRLKRTLSYYVDKHETKLKGVIYFQAIEEVYYDHLRSAAKSPNPALTFCVKTHDRLYYMVAPSAEAMRIWMDVIVTGAEGYTQFMN
- the PHLDB1 gene encoding pleckstrin homology-like domain family B member 1 isoform X10 — translated: MCAWRAKAAAERTPARPGGSLATAMHRSGRGRGRGRPPGTQELWSLRTMDTLNRNQIGPGCKTQTMVQKGPLDLIETGKGLKVQTDKPHLVSLGSGRLSTAITLLPLEEGRTVIGSAARDISLQGPGLAPEHCYIENLRGTLTLYPCGNACTIDGLPVRQPTRLTQGCMLCLGQSTFLRFNHPAEAKWMKSMIPAGGRAPGPPYSPVPAESESLVNGNHTPQPATRGPSACASHSSLVSSIEKDLQEIMDSLVLEEPGAAGKKPATTSPLSPMANGGRYLLSPPTSPGAMSVGSSYENTSPAFSPLSSPASSGSCASHSPSGQEPGPSVPPLVPARSSSYHLALQPPQSRPSGARSESPRLSRKGGHERPPSPGLRGLLTDSPAATVLAEARRATESPRLGGQLPVVAISLSEYPASGALSQPTSIPGSPKFQPPVPAPRNKIGTLQDRPPSPFREPPGSERVLTTSPSRQLVGRTFSDGLATRTLQPPESPRLGRRGLDSMRELPPLSPSLSRRALSPLPTRTTPDPKLSREVAESPRPRRWAAHGASPEDFSLTLGARGRRTRSPSPTLGESLAPRKGSFSGRLSPAYSLGSLTGASPCQSPCVQRKLSSGDLRVPVTRERKNSITEISDNEDDLLEYHRRQRQERLREQEMERLERQRLETILNLCAEYSRADGGSEAGELPSIGEATIALALAGRRPSRGLVGASGRSSEEPGVATQRLWESMERSDEENLKEECSSTESTQQEHEDTPSTKLQGEVLALEEERAQVLGRVEQLKVRVKELEQQLQESAREAEMERALLQGEREAERALLQKEQKAVDQLQEKLVALETGIQKERDKERAELAAGRRHLEARQALYAELQTQLDNCPESVREQLQEQLRREAEALETETKLFEDLEFQQLERESRVEEERELAGQGLLRSKAELLRSIAKRKERLAVLDSQAGQIRAQAVQESERLARDKNASLQLLQKEKEKLTVLERRYHSLTGGRPFPKTTSTLKEVYRSKMDGEATSPLPRTRSGPLPSSSGSSSSSSQLSVATLGRSPSPKSALLTQNGTGSLPRNLAATLQDIETKRQLALQQKGQQVIEEQRRRLAELKQKAAAEAQCQWDALHGAAPFPAGPSGFPTLMHHSILHHLPAGRERGEEGEHAYDTLSLESSDSMETSISTGGNSACSPDNMSSASGLDMGKIEEMEKMLKEAHAEKNRLMESREREMELRRQALEEERRRREQVERRLQSESARRQQLVEKEVKMREKQFSQARPLTRYLPIRKEDFDLKTHIESSGHGVDTCLHVVLSSKVCRGYLVKMGGKIKSWKKRWFVFDRLKRTLSYYVDKHETKLKGVIYFQAIEEVYYDHLRSAAKSPNPALTFCVKTHDRLYYMVAPSAEAMRIWMDVIVTGAEGYTQFMN